In uncultured Bacteroides sp., the following proteins share a genomic window:
- a CDS encoding PhzF family phenazine biosynthesis protein, which yields MKQRIYQVDAFTSEVFSGNSAAVCPLDKWLSNDVMQKIAMENNLAETAFYVKQGDKYEIRWFTPAVEVDLCGHATLATAFVLFNYEDHKEDAIHFYSPRGGELSVSKSGELLTLNFPSDEFKEIKLTDEITNGFDLQPIAAYKGKTDYFLVFEKEEQIVNIKPNLKEISKLKGRGVIISAKGNNVDFVSRFFAPQSGIDEDPVTGSAHTTLTPYWSARLNKKELSAIQLSVRKGYLSCKYLGERVEISGECKLYMAGEIYL from the coding sequence ATGAAACAAAGAATATATCAGGTAGATGCATTTACCAGCGAAGTTTTTTCAGGCAATTCTGCAGCTGTCTGCCCATTGGATAAATGGCTGAGCAATGATGTTATGCAGAAAATAGCAATGGAGAATAACCTTGCCGAAACTGCCTTTTATGTGAAACAAGGTGATAAATACGAGATAAGATGGTTTACTCCGGCGGTAGAAGTCGATCTATGCGGACATGCCACTCTTGCTACTGCTTTTGTTTTGTTCAATTATGAAGATCATAAGGAAGATGCTATTCATTTCTATTCTCCCAGAGGCGGAGAATTGTCTGTCAGCAAGAGTGGAGAACTGTTAACTTTGAATTTTCCTTCAGATGAATTTAAAGAGATAAAACTCACGGATGAAATAACAAATGGATTTGATCTACAGCCAATAGCAGCCTATAAAGGTAAAACAGATTATTTCTTAGTCTTTGAAAAGGAAGAACAGATAGTGAACATAAAGCCCAATCTGAAAGAGATTTCAAAGTTAAAGGGTAGGGGAGTAATCATTTCCGCAAAAGGAAATAATGTAGATTTTGTTTCAAGATTCTTCGCTCCGCAGTCCGGCATCGATGAAGATCCGGTTACCGGTTCAGCTCATACAACGTTAACTCCTTATTGGTCGGCAAGACTAAATAAAAAGGAACTTTCTGCTATTCAGTTGTCAGTTCGTAAGGGATATCTTTCTTGCAAATACTTGGGGGAACGAGTTGAAATTAGCGGAGAATGTAAGTTGTATATGGCTGGGGAGATTTATTTGTAG
- a CDS encoding DUF1697 domain-containing protein has protein sequence MNIYIALLRGINVGGKNMIKMPELKKAFDSIGLCEVQTYIQSGNVIFKSDEEEATLQTKIETKIEAAFGFPVKVILRMLAELEEIILDCPFSKDEISEAESLSDKECLYVALLSTVPPKEKTEYLNAYRNENDDYRIIGRNVYLLFRNSISKSKLANNVQKLDAVVTVRNWKTLSKLVLLAKGI, from the coding sequence ATGAATATTTATATAGCATTACTTAGAGGAATTAATGTAGGCGGAAAGAATATGATAAAGATGCCTGAATTAAAGAAAGCCTTTGATTCAATAGGGCTTTGTGAAGTACAAACATATATTCAAAGCGGAAATGTTATATTCAAATCAGATGAAGAGGAAGCTACTCTTCAAACAAAGATAGAAACTAAGATTGAAGCGGCCTTTGGCTTTCCGGTAAAGGTAATATTGAGAATGTTGGCTGAGTTGGAAGAAATAATCCTTGATTGTCCTTTCTCAAAAGATGAGATATCAGAAGCTGAATCCTTGTCAGACAAAGAATGCTTGTACGTGGCGCTACTGTCCACAGTTCCCCCAAAAGAGAAAACAGAATATCTTAATGCATATAGAAATGAGAATGATGATTACCGGATTATAGGCAGAAACGTGTATCTTTTATTTCGCAATAGCATTAGTAAATCTAAGCTTGCCAATAATGTTCAGAAACTTGATGCAGTAGTAACTGTTCGCAACTGGAAGACTTTAAGCAAGCTTGTTTTGCTGGCAAAAGGAATATAA
- a CDS encoding helix-turn-helix domain-containing protein, translating into MDFYDIIKDRRVLLNITQQDLADISGVSLRTIKAIEKGNGNPSIDTLGKIADALGLELIMKVREIPKL; encoded by the coding sequence ATGGATTTCTACGATATTATAAAAGACAGAAGAGTCTTGCTCAACATTACTCAGCAAGACCTGGCAGATATTTCCGGCGTTAGTCTTCGGACTATTAAAGCTATAGAAAAAGGCAACGGTAATCCATCTATCGATACTCTTGGAAAAATAGCCGATGCACTAGGACTTGAGTTAATAATGAAAGTTAGAGAAATACCTAAATTATGA
- the ltrA gene encoding group II intron reverse transcriptase/maturase gives MKGRMQKISATNDSCPQKNRTESECYAGVQTFIGITENNLTEVHFTKDDLLERILSPANLNKAYKQVVSNGGSGGVDKMETEELLPFLKLHKDELVTSLMDGNYHPNPVRRVEIPKENGKKRQLGIPTVVDRLIQQAISQILSPIYEREFSNNSFGFRPKRSAHKALRTAQNYINAGNKYAVDLDLEHFFDTVNQSKLIEILSRRIKDGRVISLIHKYLRAGIIIGHKFEESSRGVPQGGPLSPLLSNIMLNELDKELERRGHPFVRYADDCMIFCKSKRSASRTMKHIICFIEETLFLRVNREKTKAGYVRGMKFLGYSFYNSKGGFRLSVHSKSYMKLKVRLKELTGRSNGMGYNKRKYELHQFIRGWIEYFKLADMQNHLKRIDQWLRRRLRMCIWKSWKNVSTRITNLLRCGIDRWHAQKWGYVKGYWRIAGSPILSCAIDTDKLRNAGYPMMLDYYSKMYRK, from the coding sequence ATGAAGGGAAGAATGCAGAAAATATCAGCAACGAATGATAGCTGCCCGCAAAAGAATAGGACGGAATCCGAATGCTATGCGGGAGTGCAGACTTTTATAGGGATTACTGAAAACAACCTCACGGAAGTGCATTTTACAAAAGATGATTTACTGGAACGTATCTTGTCGCCTGCCAATTTGAACAAGGCTTATAAACAGGTCGTATCGAATGGTGGCAGTGGAGGTGTCGATAAGATGGAAACGGAAGAACTTCTTCCGTTTCTGAAACTCCATAAAGATGAACTGGTAACATCTTTAATGGATGGTAATTACCATCCTAATCCAGTCCGTAGGGTAGAAATCCCTAAGGAGAATGGCAAGAAGCGCCAGCTTGGTATCCCTACCGTAGTTGACCGTCTTATTCAACAAGCCATATCCCAAATTTTATCTCCGATTTATGAACGAGAATTCAGTAACAACAGCTTCGGTTTTCGTCCGAAACGCAGTGCGCATAAAGCGCTGCGAACAGCCCAGAACTATATTAATGCAGGCAATAAATATGCGGTTGATTTAGATCTGGAGCATTTTTTCGACACAGTCAACCAAAGCAAGCTGATAGAAATTCTTTCCCGCAGGATAAAAGATGGGAGAGTGATTTCTCTTATCCATAAATATCTCCGCGCGGGAATTATAATTGGTCATAAATTTGAGGAAAGCAGTCGGGGAGTTCCTCAAGGTGGTCCCCTTAGTCCGCTACTGAGCAATATAATGCTCAATGAACTGGATAAAGAGCTGGAACGCCGAGGACATCCATTTGTCCGCTATGCAGATGATTGCATGATATTTTGCAAAAGTAAACGCTCTGCCAGTCGTACGATGAAGCACATCATTTGTTTTATCGAAGAAACCCTCTTCCTGAGGGTAAACCGAGAGAAAACGAAAGCAGGATATGTGCGGGGCATGAAGTTCTTAGGTTACTCCTTTTATAATAGCAAAGGAGGATTTCGCTTATCTGTACACTCCAAAAGTTACATGAAACTGAAAGTTCGTTTGAAAGAGCTGACAGGTCGCAGTAATGGCATGGGATACAATAAACGCAAATACGAACTTCATCAATTCATTCGTGGCTGGATTGAATACTTCAAACTTGCAGACATGCAAAATCATCTGAAGAGGATAGATCAATGGCTCCGTCGCCGGCTTCGTATGTGTATATGGAAAAGTTGGAAGAATGTCAGTACTCGTATAACCAATCTATTGCGTTGCGGTATTGATAGATGGCATGCTCAGAAATGGGGATATGTGAAAGGTTACTGGCGAATAGCTGGCAGCCCGATTCTTAGCTGTGCAATTGATACAGATAAATTGCGAAATGCAGGTTATCCAATGATGTTGGATTATTACAGTAAAATGTATCGTAAATAA